A stretch of the Esox lucius isolate fEsoLuc1 chromosome 2, fEsoLuc1.pri, whole genome shotgun sequence genome encodes the following:
- the rrad gene encoding GTP-binding protein RAD, producing the protein MTLNKGDKLRNMDKRRGSMPFPMHLQNLHRRSMPVDEREIRAAPIGELPNLMRCTSYTPGDPHPNSCVSDSSDSVISSGSDSEGQVYKVVLLGEHGVGKSSLARVFGGVEDGHDGDETGNTYDRSIEVDEEEASILLYDIWEQDNSQWLKEQCMRMGDAYIIVYSVTDKSSFEKASELRIQLRRARQSENIPIILVGNKSDLVRSREVSVDEGSACAVVFDCKFIETSANLHHNVRNLFEGIVRQIRLRKDSKEENARRMANCKRRESISKKAKRFLGRMVARKNKKMAFRQKSKSCHDLSVL; encoded by the exons ATGACTTTGAACAAAGGTGACAAATTGAGGAACATGGACAAAAGGAGGGGGAGTATGCCGTTTCCCATGCACTTGCAGAACTTGCACAGAAGAAGTATGCCAGTGGACGAGCGCGAGATTCGAGCAGCGCCAATTGGAGAGCTGCCTAACCTCATGCGCTGCACGTCCTATACCCCTGGTGATCCGCACCCAAACAGCTGTGTGTCCGACTCGTCTGATTCCGTTATCTCCTCCGGCAGCGACTCAGAGGGACAAGTGTACAAGGTTGTTCTACTTGGGGAGCATGGAGTCGGCAAGTCTAGTCTAGCACGGGTATTCGGTGGCGTCGAGGATGGTCACGACGGTGacgagacag gaAACACATATGACAGATCGATTGAAGTGGATGAGGAAGAGGCGTCCATCTTGTTGTATGATATTTGGGAACAG GATAACAGTCAGTGGCTAAAGGAGCAGTGCATGAGGATGGGTGACGCCTACATCATCGTCTACTCAGTGACAGACAAGTCCAGCTTTGAGAAAGCATCCGAGCTACGCATCCAGCTGCGGAGAGCTCGCCAGTCTGAGAACATTCCCATAATCCTTGTGGGGAATAAGAGTGACCTGGTACGGTCCAGAGAAGTGTCTGTGGATG aGGGCAGTGCCTGCGCTGTGGTGTTCGACTGCAAGTTCATTGAGACCTCAGCCAATCTTCACCACAATGTCAGGAATCTGTTCGAGGGCATTGTTCGCCAGATCCGCCTCCGTAAAGACAGCAAGGAGGAGAACGCTCGCCGTATGGCTAACTGCAAAAGACGCGAGAGCATTAGCAAGAAGGCCAAGCGTTTTCTGGGTCGTATGGTGGCCCGGAAGAATAAAAAGATGGCCTTTAGACAGAAGTCCAAGTCCTGCCATGACCTCTCCGTCCTCTGA